In Luteibacter mycovicinus, a genomic segment contains:
- a CDS encoding YkgJ family cysteine cluster protein: protein MVRFDCTMCGRCCHGLRLPLSLAEAVGWLRDGHEVQLFCEAIPWPSEPSDDNLPAMHKRRRSFEAISGSLPIRVIVTLMASFDGPCPNLLPDKRCGIYDRRPATCRIYPAEVNPFIALDPRAKLCPPEAWEGETPIIADDGRWANADLASTIVCSRDADAYDAALKPQLCAMLGCATAALSNEGMVIHSPSREALLAALNATLGADGDRFPGDDTSWQLVTNRLPTHDALAEIGASHASPAGMAVAGLDYLGYFATDLV from the coding sequence ATGGTCCGGTTCGACTGCACGATGTGTGGCCGCTGCTGCCACGGCCTCCGCCTGCCACTGAGCCTGGCGGAGGCCGTCGGCTGGCTGCGCGACGGTCACGAGGTGCAGCTCTTCTGCGAAGCCATTCCCTGGCCGTCGGAACCGTCCGACGACAACCTTCCGGCCATGCACAAACGGCGACGTTCGTTCGAGGCGATTAGCGGCTCCCTGCCGATCCGGGTCATCGTGACGCTGATGGCGTCGTTCGACGGGCCGTGCCCCAACTTGCTGCCGGACAAGCGCTGCGGTATCTACGACCGCCGGCCGGCGACGTGCCGTATCTATCCCGCCGAGGTGAATCCGTTCATCGCGCTGGATCCTCGAGCCAAGCTCTGCCCACCGGAGGCCTGGGAAGGCGAGACGCCGATCATCGCGGACGACGGGCGCTGGGCCAATGCGGACCTTGCGTCGACGATCGTGTGTTCGCGCGATGCGGATGCCTACGATGCGGCACTCAAGCCGCAGCTGTGCGCGATGCTCGGCTGCGCGACGGCAGCCTTGTCCAATGAGGGCATGGTGATTCATTCGCCGTCGCGCGAGGCGCTGCTCGCTGCGCTCAACGCGACGCTCGGTGCCGATGGCGATCGCTTTCCGGGCGACGACACGTCATGGCAGCTGGTGACGAACCGGCTGCCCACCCATGATGCGCTGGCCGAGATCGGCGCATCGCACGCGTCGCCCGCCGGCATGGCGGTCGCCGGACTCGACTATCTCGGATACTTCGCCACGGACCTCGTCTGA
- the paoA gene encoding aldehyde dehydrogenase iron-sulfur subunit PaoA: MNAPKLSRRTFLKLGAATASATAVPPLVARAATPAPPRQPVTATLSMHVNGKPQSLTLDTRTTLLDALREHLHLTGTKKGCDHGQCGACTVIVDGRRINSCLTLAVMHEGAKVTTIEGLGTPQKLHPMQAAFVKHDGYQCGYCTPGQICSAVAVLDEIHDDIPSHVSGSLTTRATVSATEIRERMSGNICRCGAYSNIVEAITEVAGSKA, from the coding sequence GTGAACGCACCAAAGCTTTCCCGCCGCACCTTCCTCAAGTTGGGTGCGGCCACCGCCAGCGCAACCGCCGTACCTCCCCTCGTCGCCAGGGCCGCGACGCCGGCACCGCCCCGGCAGCCGGTCACGGCAACACTGTCGATGCACGTCAACGGCAAGCCGCAATCGCTGACGCTGGATACGCGCACCACTCTGCTCGACGCCTTGCGCGAGCATCTGCACCTCACCGGTACCAAGAAGGGCTGCGACCATGGTCAGTGCGGCGCATGCACGGTCATCGTGGACGGACGCCGCATCAACAGCTGCCTGACCCTGGCGGTGATGCACGAGGGCGCAAAGGTCACGACCATCGAAGGCCTCGGCACGCCGCAAAAGCTTCACCCGATGCAGGCCGCCTTCGTGAAACACGACGGCTACCAGTGCGGCTACTGCACGCCCGGACAGATCTGCAGCGCCGTCGCCGTACTCGACGAAATTCACGATGACATTCCCAGTCACGTGAGCGGCAGCCTCACCACACGGGCCACGGTCAGTGCGACCGAAATTCGCGAACGCATGAGCGGCAATATCTGCCGTTGCGGCGCGTACTCGAACATCGTGGAAGCGATCACCGAAGTCGCGGGGAGCAAGGCATGA
- a CDS encoding FAD binding domain-containing protein: MKPFTYERATSPASAAAAAARQRNTKFIAGGTNLLDLMKLEIEQPEHLIDVNGLDLDTIAATEEGGLRIGALVRNTDLAADTRVRRDYGLLTRALVAGASGQLRNKATTAGNLLQRTRCPYFYDTNQACNKRLPGSGCAAIGGFSRSHGIVGVSTSCIATHPSDMAVAMRALDATVETVQPDGKTRRIPIADFHTLPGATPHIENVLAPGELITAVTLPKPPGGTHIYHKVRDRASYAFALISVAAVVQKDGSGRVALGGVAHKPWRVEAAEAAMPQGAKAVTATLLAGAQPTGENAFKIPLVERTLSAVLAEARG; this comes from the coding sequence ATGAAGCCCTTCACGTACGAGCGTGCCACCAGTCCCGCCTCCGCCGCTGCCGCCGCGGCTCGCCAGCGGAATACGAAATTCATCGCCGGCGGCACCAACCTGCTCGACCTGATGAAGCTCGAGATCGAGCAGCCCGAGCATCTCATCGACGTCAACGGTCTCGATCTGGATACGATCGCGGCGACCGAAGAAGGTGGACTGCGCATCGGTGCACTGGTACGCAATACGGATCTTGCCGCCGATACACGCGTGCGGCGTGACTATGGTCTGCTGACGCGCGCACTCGTCGCGGGTGCGTCGGGCCAGCTGCGTAACAAGGCTACGACGGCCGGCAATCTGCTGCAGCGGACGCGTTGCCCGTATTTCTACGACACCAATCAGGCATGCAACAAGCGCCTGCCGGGCAGCGGTTGTGCCGCCATCGGTGGCTTCAGCCGGTCGCATGGCATCGTCGGTGTCAGCACCTCCTGCATAGCGACCCATCCGAGCGACATGGCGGTCGCCATGCGGGCGCTCGATGCCACCGTCGAAACCGTTCAGCCGGACGGCAAGACACGACGTATCCCCATCGCGGACTTTCATACGCTGCCCGGTGCGACACCGCACATCGAGAACGTGCTGGCGCCCGGCGAGCTGATCACCGCGGTGACACTGCCAAAGCCGCCAGGCGGCACGCATATCTATCACAAGGTACGCGATCGCGCGTCGTACGCATTCGCGCTGATTTCCGTCGCCGCCGTGGTGCAGAAGGATGGCAGCGGCCGTGTGGCGCTGGGCGGTGTGGCGCACAAGCCATGGCGCGTGGAGGCGGCCGAGGCGGCGATGCCGCAGGGCGCGAAGGCGGTCACTGCAACGCTGCTTGCCGGCGCGCAACCGACCGGGGAGAACGCGTTCAAGATTCCGCTGGTGGAGCGCACACTAAGCGCGGTACTGGCCGAGGCGAGGGGCTGA
- a CDS encoding GGDEF domain-containing protein, producing the protein MAVAAASPGDIDTRMTQAEKLRLKDHARFVTLLEKLHHDLPQMDPKQTWRLRYNDAWESMFEGHYPASEADFREIIAHSGDAALVAKSTALLMDNLALQARYADAYVEANRATDMLPRVTDPQARFTLLSHLSQTLNFAGQQDLALKYAEMMVPATPPGESPCPALYMKTAALEGLKRLTSTSPELAEAIASCTANGEPVIGNAASLILVDMYIAERAPTKAMAVLDRIEPSIRASGYFPALVAMTKHRGQAYQQMGNLAEARSWALQAVTMSHPGDFNEWLRDAYQVLYEVEKASGNAAAALRYHEQYVRQEQSFRHDVNARAMAYQAARQRVLAQRMQAAQLIEENDILRLQGELDEKALEMSRLHIALMVIALLALGLWMVRLRRSQLRFKRLSAHDGLTGIFIQQHFIGEMERMLGKLKRRQATACYVTLDLDHFKVVNDTYGHTVGDAALKHSVEVCKAQLRPVDLFGRLGGEEFGMVLPATSREQGRAVAERMRSSIHGNPMPTAEGSVTLAASIGVACTDTIGYDVQRLCRAADTALYRAKGEGRNRVVVDGDPEPDDGSP; encoded by the coding sequence ATGGCTGTGGCCGCCGCCTCACCAGGTGACATCGACACGCGCATGACGCAGGCGGAGAAGCTTCGGCTGAAGGATCACGCCCGCTTCGTGACGCTGCTGGAGAAGCTCCACCACGATCTTCCGCAGATGGACCCGAAGCAGACGTGGCGACTGCGCTACAACGATGCCTGGGAAAGCATGTTCGAGGGGCACTATCCGGCCTCCGAAGCCGATTTCCGCGAGATCATCGCGCACTCGGGTGATGCCGCGCTTGTCGCCAAGTCGACGGCGTTGCTGATGGACAATCTCGCGCTTCAGGCGCGTTATGCCGATGCCTATGTCGAGGCGAATCGTGCGACCGACATGCTCCCTCGCGTCACGGATCCGCAGGCACGCTTCACCCTGCTGTCGCACCTTTCGCAGACGCTCAATTTCGCCGGACAGCAGGACCTCGCGCTTAAATACGCCGAGATGATGGTACCGGCGACACCGCCCGGCGAATCGCCCTGCCCGGCCCTGTACATGAAGACCGCCGCGCTGGAGGGCCTCAAACGACTGACGTCGACGAGTCCCGAACTCGCGGAAGCCATCGCCAGCTGTACGGCGAATGGCGAGCCTGTGATCGGAAACGCGGCATCCCTCATCCTTGTCGACATGTACATCGCCGAGCGCGCGCCGACGAAGGCAATGGCGGTGCTCGACCGGATCGAACCGTCCATTCGGGCGAGCGGTTACTTTCCCGCGCTCGTGGCGATGACCAAGCATCGTGGTCAGGCGTACCAGCAGATGGGTAACCTCGCGGAAGCGCGAAGCTGGGCACTGCAAGCCGTCACCATGAGTCACCCTGGCGACTTCAACGAGTGGCTCAGGGATGCGTACCAGGTGCTCTACGAAGTGGAGAAGGCGTCCGGAAATGCCGCTGCGGCACTCCGGTACCACGAGCAATACGTCAGGCAGGAACAGAGCTTTCGCCACGATGTCAACGCACGGGCGATGGCCTATCAGGCGGCACGCCAGCGCGTGCTCGCACAGCGCATGCAGGCGGCGCAACTGATCGAGGAAAACGACATCCTGCGGCTGCAGGGCGAGCTGGACGAAAAGGCGCTGGAGATGAGCCGGCTGCATATCGCCCTGATGGTCATTGCGCTGTTGGCGCTCGGGCTCTGGATGGTCAGGCTGAGACGGTCGCAGCTTCGGTTCAAACGTCTCTCCGCCCATGATGGCCTGACAGGAATTTTCATCCAGCAGCACTTCATCGGCGAGATGGAGCGCATGCTCGGTAAGCTGAAGCGGCGACAGGCGACCGCCTGTTACGTCACGCTCGACCTCGATCACTTCAAGGTCGTCAACGATACCTACGGCCACACCGTGGGCGACGCGGCCCTGAAGCACTCCGTCGAGGTGTGCAAGGCGCAGCTTCGGCCGGTCGACCTGTTCGGGCGACTGGGCGGTGAGGAGTTCGGTATGGTGCTTCCGGCCACGTCACGCGAACAGGGCCGAGCCGTGGCCGAGCGCATGCGATCCTCCATCCATGGCAACCCTATGCCAACCGCGGAAGGTTCGGTCACGCTGGCCGCGAGCATCGGCGTCGCCTGCACCGATACCATCGGTTACGACGTGCAGCGCCTCTGCCGCGCGGCGGACACCGCGCTCTATCGTGCCAAGGGCGAGGGCAGAAACCGTGTCGTCGTCGACGGCGATCCCGAGCCAGACGACGGGTCGCCCTGA
- a CDS encoding GGDEF domain-containing protein: protein MEFRCPRIMRFWPVLAGLMLCASVNPAHAGSAPSDEAGKSRLAQIDAIRLSDHPRFVEALAEVHQTSANLSAREKWYLRYLDGWELNFEGIYPEAESNIRDVIAHADDDALVTRATAMLMNNLSEQGKYAEAYAVATRAADTLPTVTDPLARFILLANLAQMLTFAGQPELGLKYADMMLAATPAGQSPCQAMVQQVTALEGARSLTSRSPQLLKTIDVCTTDHEPVFADTMALILVDRLLDEHKLEDAMATIERITPVIQTTRYYQHILSLASQRAQIFEQLGKTNEAKKAALDAVAMSHPGDINEALRFAYRVLYTTEKRQGRYAAALNYYEHYVIQDQGYLRDANVRNVAYEAARQHFLAEKLETEGLSKENRILRLQQALDGKAVETSRLYIVMLVLALLSIVFWMVRIKRSQLRFKWLSACDGLTGIFHHQHFMTEAERSLRILERRRGHGCLVSFDLDHFKQVNDTHGHAVGDAVLKHAVAITKAHLRRADIFGRLGGEEFGILLVDAPCLQGMVIAEQLRAAFEASPLIVDDLVVPFSASMGLASTETLGYELSPLCRAADAALYEAKRAGRNRVVINGDTGDTATLPLPLPFGLPARRGTA from the coding sequence ATGGAATTTCGCTGCCCGCGCATCATGCGGTTCTGGCCGGTGTTGGCAGGACTCATGCTGTGTGCGTCGGTCAACCCCGCTCACGCGGGCAGCGCACCCTCAGACGAAGCAGGTAAAAGCCGCCTCGCACAAATCGATGCCATCCGCCTTTCGGATCATCCTCGCTTCGTAGAAGCACTTGCTGAGGTACATCAAACGTCGGCCAATCTATCGGCCCGCGAGAAATGGTATCTCCGTTATCTCGACGGCTGGGAGCTAAACTTCGAGGGCATATACCCGGAGGCGGAGTCTAATATCCGGGATGTGATTGCGCATGCCGACGACGATGCCCTGGTGACGCGCGCTACCGCCATGCTGATGAACAACCTCAGCGAGCAAGGCAAATACGCTGAGGCCTATGCTGTCGCGACTCGCGCCGCCGACACTTTGCCCACCGTCACCGACCCGTTGGCTCGATTCATCCTGCTGGCCAATCTGGCACAGATGCTGACTTTCGCTGGACAACCCGAGCTAGGTCTGAAATATGCCGATATGATGTTGGCTGCCACGCCAGCCGGTCAGTCGCCTTGTCAAGCCATGGTCCAGCAAGTAACGGCGCTGGAAGGGGCGCGCTCCCTCACCTCCCGCAGCCCGCAGCTGTTGAAGACCATCGACGTGTGCACGACAGACCATGAGCCGGTGTTTGCCGACACCATGGCACTGATACTCGTGGACCGGTTGCTCGACGAGCACAAACTCGAAGATGCAATGGCAACGATAGAACGTATTACCCCTGTCATTCAGACGACACGCTATTACCAGCACATTCTCAGCCTGGCAAGTCAACGGGCGCAGATCTTCGAACAGCTTGGCAAGACCAACGAGGCAAAGAAGGCGGCACTCGACGCCGTCGCAATGAGTCATCCAGGTGATATCAACGAGGCTCTTCGCTTCGCGTATCGAGTGCTCTACACAACAGAGAAGCGTCAGGGCCGGTATGCGGCAGCGCTGAACTACTACGAACACTACGTCATCCAGGACCAAGGCTACCTTCGTGACGCCAATGTCAGAAATGTAGCCTATGAAGCTGCGCGCCAGCACTTCCTGGCCGAGAAGCTCGAAACCGAGGGCCTCAGCAAGGAAAACCGCATTCTCCGCCTGCAGCAAGCCCTGGACGGCAAAGCCGTAGAAACCAGCCGCCTCTACATCGTGATGCTGGTGCTGGCCTTGCTGTCGATCGTCTTCTGGATGGTCCGCATCAAACGCTCTCAGCTGCGTTTCAAATGGCTGTCCGCCTGCGATGGCCTTACCGGCATCTTCCACCACCAGCACTTCATGACCGAGGCCGAACGTTCGCTTCGCATCCTGGAAAGGCGCCGTGGTCACGGATGCTTGGTCTCCTTCGACCTCGATCATTTCAAGCAAGTAAACGACACGCACGGCCATGCCGTGGGCGATGCGGTGCTCAAACACGCTGTAGCGATCACGAAGGCACATCTCCGTCGCGCCGACATATTCGGTCGTCTCGGTGGCGAAGAGTTCGGCATCCTGCTGGTGGATGCGCCCTGCCTGCAGGGCATGGTGATCGCAGAGCAGCTGCGCGCAGCGTTCGAGGCGTCGCCGCTGATCGTGGATGACCTCGTCGTTCCGTTTTCCGCCAGCATGGGTCTGGCCAGCACCGAGACACTCGGCTATGAGTTGTCCCCGCTGTGCCGTGCCGCCGACGCGGCGCTTTACGAGGCGAAGCGCGCCGGCCGCAATCGCGTCGTAATCAACGGCGATACGGGCGACACGGCTACCCTTCCGCTTCCTCTTCCCTTCGGACTGCCTGCTCGCCGCGGCACCGCATGA
- the paoC gene encoding aldehyde oxidoreductase molybdenum-binding subunit PaoC translates to MKFDKPATTNPIDRMKVVGQPHDRIDGPLKTTGTAPYAYEQHAATPDHAYGYIVPAAIAHGRIVNIDTSVARRAPGVLAIVTAADAGKLGKGKYNTATLLGGPEIQHYHQAIAVVVAETFEQARAAASLVHVDYARTPGQFDLAAMKDGAIKPDDPDADTSRGDFDGAFAASPVKLDATYRTPDHAHAMMEPHASIAKWEGDKLTLWTSNQMINWGKGDVALTLGIPKENVRLISPYIGGGFGGKLFVRSDALLAALGARAARRAVAVTLPRPVMFNNTTHRPATIQRIRIGTDTAGKIQAIAHEGWSGDLPGGGPETAVQQTRLLYAGANRMTATRLAVLDLPEGNAMRAPGEASGLMALEIAMDEMAEKLKMDPVEFRILNDTQVDPEHPERPFSQRQLVKCLRDGAQRFGWSKRSQTPGSVRDGRWIVGMGVAAAIRNNLVMKSGARVRLGKDGRATVETDMTDIGTGSYTIIAATAAEMLGLPLDAVNVTLGDSSLPVSSGSGGQWGANSSTAGVYAACVKLREAIAAKLGLDPATAVFENGHVAAGGRTLPLAQATRDGELVAEDTMEYGDLAKKYQQSTFGSHFVEVGVDAATGEIRVRRMLAVCAAGRILNPKSARSQVIGAMTMGVGAALMEELVVDKRLGFFVNHDLAGYEVPVHADIPHQEVVFLDEADPISSPMKAKGVGELGLCGVAAAIANAVHNATGVRTREYPVTLDKLLDSLPAMS, encoded by the coding sequence ATGAAATTCGATAAACCCGCCACGACCAATCCGATCGATCGCATGAAGGTCGTCGGCCAGCCGCATGACCGGATCGACGGACCGTTGAAAACGACCGGCACGGCACCCTACGCCTACGAGCAGCATGCCGCCACGCCGGACCACGCCTACGGTTACATCGTGCCCGCCGCGATCGCCCACGGCCGCATCGTCAACATCGACACCAGCGTCGCGCGACGGGCGCCAGGCGTGCTCGCCATCGTCACCGCGGCCGACGCGGGAAAACTTGGCAAGGGCAAATACAACACGGCCACCTTGCTGGGTGGCCCGGAGATCCAGCACTACCACCAGGCGATCGCCGTCGTGGTCGCGGAGACCTTCGAACAGGCGCGCGCCGCCGCGTCGCTAGTGCATGTCGATTACGCGCGCACGCCGGGACAGTTCGATCTGGCCGCGATGAAAGACGGTGCCATCAAACCGGACGATCCCGACGCCGACACCTCGCGGGGCGATTTCGACGGGGCGTTCGCCGCGTCGCCGGTCAAGCTCGATGCGACCTATCGCACGCCCGACCATGCGCACGCGATGATGGAGCCCCATGCCTCCATCGCGAAGTGGGAGGGCGATAAGCTCACCCTGTGGACATCGAACCAGATGATCAACTGGGGTAAGGGCGATGTCGCGCTTACGCTCGGCATCCCCAAGGAAAACGTGCGTCTGATCTCTCCGTACATTGGCGGTGGCTTCGGCGGCAAGCTGTTCGTCCGTTCCGACGCCCTGCTCGCCGCGCTGGGCGCGCGAGCGGCCCGGCGTGCCGTCGCGGTCACCCTGCCGCGTCCGGTCATGTTCAACAACACCACGCATCGCCCCGCCACGATCCAGCGTATTCGCATCGGCACGGACACGGCGGGGAAGATCCAGGCCATCGCCCATGAAGGCTGGTCGGGCGATCTGCCCGGTGGTGGCCCCGAAACGGCCGTCCAGCAGACGCGCCTGCTCTACGCGGGTGCCAACCGCATGACGGCGACACGTCTCGCCGTGCTCGACCTCCCCGAGGGTAACGCCATGCGCGCGCCGGGCGAGGCGTCCGGCCTGATGGCGCTCGAGATCGCCATGGACGAGATGGCCGAGAAGCTGAAGATGGATCCGGTCGAATTCCGCATCCTCAACGATACCCAGGTCGACCCCGAGCATCCGGAGCGCCCGTTCTCCCAGCGGCAGCTGGTCAAGTGCCTGCGCGACGGTGCCCAACGGTTCGGCTGGAGCAAACGGAGCCAGACCCCGGGCAGCGTACGTGACGGCCGCTGGATCGTGGGCATGGGCGTCGCCGCCGCCATCCGCAACAATCTGGTGATGAAGTCCGGCGCACGCGTTCGTCTGGGGAAGGACGGCCGGGCCACCGTCGAAACCGACATGACTGACATCGGCACGGGCTCGTACACGATCATCGCGGCGACCGCGGCCGAGATGCTCGGGCTGCCTCTGGACGCCGTGAACGTCACGCTTGGTGACTCGTCCTTGCCCGTATCGTCCGGTTCCGGCGGACAGTGGGGCGCGAACAGCTCGACGGCCGGCGTCTATGCGGCCTGCGTCAAGCTGCGCGAAGCCATCGCGGCAAAGCTGGGTCTCGATCCCGCCACCGCTGTGTTCGAGAACGGCCACGTCGCCGCCGGCGGCCGCACGCTGCCGCTGGCACAGGCCACGCGCGACGGCGAACTGGTCGCGGAAGACACCATGGAATACGGCGACCTCGCCAAGAAGTACCAGCAGTCGACCTTCGGCTCGCACTTCGTCGAGGTGGGTGTCGACGCCGCGACGGGTGAGATCCGTGTGCGGCGCATGCTCGCCGTCTGCGCGGCGGGGCGCATCCTTAACCCCAAATCCGCGCGCAGCCAGGTGATCGGTGCGATGACCATGGGCGTGGGCGCGGCGTTGATGGAAGAGCTGGTCGTCGACAAGCGCCTGGGTTTCTTCGTCAACCACGATCTGGCGGGCTACGAGGTTCCGGTGCATGCCGATATCCCGCACCAGGAAGTCGTCTTCCTCGACGAGGCCGATCCGATCTCGTCACCGATGAAGGCCAAGGGCGTGGGCGAGCTGGGTCTGTGCGGTGTCGCAGCGGCGATCGCCAACGCCGTTCACAACGCCACCGGCGTACGCACTCGCGAATACCCCGTCACGCTGGATAAACTCCTCGACAGTCTCCCTGCGATGTCCTGA